A window of Desulfuromonadales bacterium contains these coding sequences:
- the clpP gene encoding ATP-dependent Clp endopeptidase proteolytic subunit ClpP has product MSLIPMVVEQTGRGERAYDIYSRLLKDRIIFLGGPIEDHMANLIIAQLLFLESEDPEKDIFLYINSPGGVVTAGMAIYDTMQYLKAPVSTICVGQAASMGALLLAAGTNGKRYALPHSRIMIHQPLGGFQGQATDIKIHAEEILKLRDTLNGVLAHHTGQNLERIAADTERDFFMSSEAAKKYGIIDDTVRKKA; this is encoded by the coding sequence ATGAGTCTCATCCCCATGGTGGTGGAACAGACCGGGCGTGGCGAGCGGGCGTACGATATCTACTCCCGCCTGCTCAAAGACCGGATCATTTTCCTCGGCGGTCCCATCGAGGACCACATGGCCAACCTGATCATCGCCCAGTTGCTCTTTCTCGAGTCGGAAGACCCTGAGAAGGACATCTTTCTCTACATCAACTCGCCGGGCGGCGTGGTCACGGCGGGGATGGCGATCTACGACACCATGCAGTACCTCAAGGCCCCGGTGTCGACCATCTGCGTCGGCCAGGCGGCCAGCATGGGGGCACTGCTGCTGGCGGCGGGGACCAACGGAAAACGCTATGCCCTGCCCCATTCCCGCATCATGATTCACCAGCCCCTGGGCGGGTTCCAGGGCCAGGCCACGGATATCAAGATTCACGCCGAGGAGATACTCAAGCTGCGGGACACGCTCAACGGAGTTCTTGCCCATCATACCGGGCAGAATCTGGAGCGGATCGCCGCCGATACCGAGCGGGATTTCTTCATGTCTAGTGAGGCCGCAAAAAAATATG
- the tig gene encoding trigger factor — protein sequence MNVRIEDVSSVKKKLSFEVGADKVDAEIGKAYQQIAKSAKIKGFRPGKVPQHLLEKHYAPQMEEQVLNRLIKDSYFKALVEHRIAAISDPEILENSPLERGKPFSYSAQVEVKPEVSVKDYQGISLQKEKFEYETKIVAERLEEMRAGRAEMAVSSRDEARTGDFVVIDFEGFVDGTPFEHGKADDYQLELGAGSFIPGFEEQLAGMKRGEEREIQVSFPENYGSKDLAGKPATFRVVLKEIKEKALPELNDEFALGFGLASLAELKEKIEENYRRQETSRIDGDLRERLVGALVERNPLEVPETMVASQLDYMLQNIRNRFQSQGMTLEMLGMNEDSFKSMYRETAVKQVQGSLLLEAVARQEQFKVEAAEIDDKLQQIAEMANAPLEAVRKFYGSDEKRHGLIAQIVEEKSVQYLLSQAKIEEVAKEQLSAEKE from the coding sequence ATGAACGTCCGGATAGAAGACGTCAGCAGCGTCAAAAAGAAGCTCTCCTTCGAAGTCGGCGCCGACAAGGTGGACGCCGAAATCGGCAAGGCATACCAGCAGATCGCCAAGAGTGCGAAGATCAAGGGCTTCCGCCCGGGGAAGGTGCCTCAGCATCTGCTGGAGAAGCACTACGCTCCGCAGATGGAGGAGCAGGTGCTGAACCGGCTCATCAAGGATTCCTATTTCAAGGCCCTGGTGGAGCACCGTATTGCGGCCATCTCCGACCCCGAAATCCTCGAGAACAGCCCGCTGGAGAGAGGCAAGCCCTTCAGCTACTCCGCCCAGGTGGAGGTGAAACCCGAGGTCTCGGTGAAGGACTACCAGGGGATATCCTTGCAGAAGGAGAAGTTCGAATACGAGACCAAAATCGTTGCGGAGCGGCTGGAAGAGATGCGCGCCGGCCGGGCCGAGATGGCAGTCAGTTCTCGTGACGAGGCCCGCACCGGTGATTTCGTGGTCATCGATTTTGAGGGCTTCGTCGACGGTACCCCCTTCGAGCATGGCAAGGCCGACGACTACCAGCTTGAACTCGGCGCCGGCTCCTTCATCCCCGGTTTTGAGGAGCAGTTGGCGGGGATGAAGAGGGGCGAAGAGCGCGAGATACAAGTCAGCTTCCCCGAAAACTACGGCAGCAAGGATTTGGCGGGCAAGCCGGCCACTTTCCGGGTGGTGCTCAAGGAGATCAAGGAGAAGGCGCTGCCGGAACTGAACGACGAATTCGCTCTCGGGTTCGGGCTTGCTTCCCTGGCCGAACTGAAGGAGAAGATCGAGGAGAACTACCGGCGGCAGGAAACCAGTCGCATTGACGGAGATCTGCGTGAGCGTCTGGTCGGCGCCCTGGTCGAGCGCAACCCGTTAGAGGTGCCTGAGACGATGGTGGCCAGCCAGCTCGACTACATGCTGCAGAACATTCGTAATCGCTTCCAGTCCCAGGGGATGACCCTGGAGATGCTCGGCATGAACGAGGACTCCTTCAAGTCGATGTATCGCGAGACGGCCGTCAAGCAGGTGCAGGGGAGCCTGCTTCTGGAAGCGGTCGCCCGCCAGGAGCAGTTCAAGGTCGAAGCTGCCGAAATCGACGACAAGCTCCAGCAGATCGCCGAAATGGCCAATGCCCCGTTGGAGGCGGTCCGCAAGTTCTACGGCAGTGACGAAAAACGCCACGGATTGATTGCCCAGATCGTCGAGGAGAAGTCGGTGCAGTACCTTCTGTCCCAGGCGAAAATCGAAGAGGTGGCAAAAGAGCAACTCTCGGCCGAGAAGGAGTGA